The uncultured Bacteroides sp. genome has a segment encoding these proteins:
- a CDS encoding ATP-binding protein yields the protein MDEILKELHTLKLPGMARFWQSLTETHRMDSLTLIDGLTLMLQSEREERSTKKNERLIKEAHFRYRASLEELMIDASRGVDAGKVARLGTGDYIKKGDSNIITGASGCGTRYSTWLQGLFSRLQSSVL from the coding sequence ATGGATGAAATTTTGAAAGAGCTTCATACGCTGAAGCTTCCCGGAATGGCCAGGTTCTGGCAATCACTTACGGAAACACACCGAATGGACAGTCTGACATTAATTGACGGATTAACTTTGATGCTGCAATCAGAGCGTGAAGAACGCTCAACCAAAAAGAATGAGAGACTCATAAAAGAGGCGCACTTCCGCTACAGAGCCTCACTTGAAGAACTTATGATAGATGCTTCAAGAGGGGTTGATGCTGGCAAGGTTGCCCGTCTTGGAACTGGCGATTACATTAAAAAGGGAGATTCTAACATTATTACCGGTGCTTCGGGTTGCGGAACTCGCTACAGCACTTGGTTACAAGGCTTGTTTTCAAGGCTACAGAGTTCAGTATTATAA
- a CDS encoding transposase, whose amino-acid sequence MSYDDLLRFILPDGLFDYFELVDFKPGDEKVHIHFDEQNILPEEYSTDKLESKGFYEEIKMYDFPIRGRSCILHIRRRRWYNHTQEKLVTRNWELVAQGTRISEEFASFLKAMDRLSRH is encoded by the coding sequence ATGAGTTACGATGATTTACTCCGCTTTATCCTTCCTGATGGTCTGTTTGATTACTTTGAGTTGGTTGACTTTAAACCAGGTGATGAAAAAGTCCATATCCACTTTGATGAACAGAATATTCTTCCAGAAGAATATTCCACTGATAAGTTAGAAAGCAAAGGTTTTTATGAAGAGATAAAGATGTATGATTTTCCGATTCGTGGTCGTAGCTGCATTCTTCATATTCGTCGTCGTCGCTGGTATAATCATACCCAGGAAAAGTTAGTAACCCGCAATTGGGAATTAGTTGCTCAAGGTACGCGAATCAGTGAAGAATTCGCGTCTTTTTTAAAAGCTATGGATCGACTCTCACGCCATTAG
- a CDS encoding transposase, whose amino-acid sequence MHYGLDEKQLEAQYKNHLSNFKSWNQQEHAHDWVLFPENIGSQISIDETSLSQGELYTIVTNKSGKGRKGSLIAMVKGTDVETVCAVLMCLSRRIRWKVREVTLDMASNMEKIIHRCFPPARQVTDRFHVQKLAYEVVQEMRIKHRWNAIDNESNALALAKAKGESFRQVIFENGDTCKQLLARSRYLLFKKESLWGPSQRTRAAILFREYPDIKKAYYLSQQLGLIYHQCYQKEVALTRLARWYDQVDNSGFLSFGTVARSIQTHYANIINYFENRATNASAESFNAKIKAFRTALRGVRDIKFFIFRICNIFA is encoded by the coding sequence ATCCATTATGGCCTTGATGAGAAACAATTAGAGGCTCAGTACAAGAATCATCTTAGCAATTTTAAGTCTTGGAATCAACAAGAACATGCTCATGACTGGGTATTGTTTCCTGAGAATATTGGTTCTCAAATTAGTATTGATGAGACATCGCTCTCACAAGGAGAGCTTTACACTATTGTAACCAATAAATCCGGCAAGGGGCGTAAGGGTAGTCTGATAGCTATGGTTAAGGGAACTGATGTTGAAACTGTTTGTGCTGTACTTATGTGTCTATCCCGACGTATTCGCTGGAAAGTTCGGGAAGTTACATTGGATATGGCTTCTAATATGGAGAAAATAATACATCGTTGCTTTCCCCCTGCCAGGCAAGTGACAGACCGTTTTCATGTTCAAAAGCTGGCTTATGAAGTAGTACAGGAGATGCGAATAAAACATCGTTGGAATGCTATAGATAATGAATCCAATGCACTGGCCTTAGCTAAAGCAAAGGGAGAATCTTTCAGACAAGTAATTTTCGAAAATGGAGATACTTGTAAGCAGTTGCTGGCAAGAAGTCGTTATTTACTCTTTAAAAAAGAATCTTTGTGGGGACCTTCACAAAGAACCAGGGCTGCTATTTTGTTTAGGGAATATCCAGATATAAAGAAAGCCTACTACCTCTCACAACAATTAGGGCTTATCTATCATCAGTGTTATCAGAAAGAGGTGGCGTTAACAAGGTTGGCAAGGTGGTATGACCAAGTAGATAATTCCGGCTTCTTATCTTTTGGGACTGTAGCAAGGTCTATTCAAACACACTATGCTAATATTATAAACTATTTTGAGAATCGAGCTACGAATGCTTCGGCTGAATCATTCAATGCAAAGATTAAAGCTTTTAGAACCGCACTAAGAGGTGTAAGAGATATAAAATTCTTTATATTTAGAATATGCAATATTTTTGCTTAA